From Verrucomicrobiota bacterium, a single genomic window includes:
- a CDS encoding DUF3347 domain-containing protein — protein sequence MKSKIITLIIATLIASTSLFAHSKAIKPEFVDMLLKPYFELQASLANDDLETSKQHSNTFKAMLGHGPSFEDAPSLLDLQDQATNLADAADISSARTAFLTLSEDLSEMIEHVGTTKTQNIYKMSCPMAFDGKGGAWLQNNEKLVNPYFGAMMLHCGTVDAQLAKASSKEGHDEHKE from the coding sequence ATGAAATCAAAAATAATCACATTAATCATCGCCACCCTGATCGCATCCACGTCGTTGTTCGCGCATTCCAAGGCCATAAAACCCGAGTTCGTCGATATGCTCTTGAAGCCTTACTTTGAGCTTCAAGCATCCCTTGCCAACGATGATCTCGAGACATCGAAACAACACTCGAATACCTTCAAGGCAATGCTGGGGCACGGACCTTCTTTTGAAGATGCACCATCCCTTCTCGACCTACAGGATCAAGCAACGAATTTGGCCGATGCTGCGGACATCTCATCCGCAAGAACGGCGTTTCTTACCCTGTCTGAAGACCTATCAGAAATGATCGAACATGTAGGGACAACCAAGACGCAAAACATCTACAAGATGAGCTGCCCAATGGCCTTCGATGGTAAAGGCGGAGCATGGCTGCAGAACAATGAAAAATTGGTTAACCCCTATTTCGGAGCAATGATGCTCCATTGCGGAACCGTGGATGCCCAGCTGGCCAAAGCCAGTTCCAAAGAAGGCCATGACGAACACAAAGAATGA